Proteins encoded by one window of Corynebacterium amycolatum:
- a CDS encoding MFS transporter, whose amino-acid sequence MWRVVKQRNGKDQISSTDQPSTAVAKDPREHVTGRAIAVWLAALITYIVAIVGRTSMGVAGVEALDRFHINASQLALFTAVQVGVYALAQIPTGIIIDRVGAKKTMVVGALIMALGQVIIAFTTSYPLAVIARVFIGAGDATAFLGAMRLLPAWFPLRVTPLFTQLTAGLGQLGQFISAVPFLAILHAAGWVPAFLSLSTAGLLIAIVGMIALADVPENSSTARMSLRERRAAKKSAKTAADGGASATADEKLTIGQTLKTVTTHPVCWQGFFTHWTGLMHQCIFTLLWGMPLMMLGMGLKPSEASVVLVINTLSVIIAGPLMGMVSARTGRDRIKVVVAIAFINMAVWIVFLAPSTPPAYWAIIVVNILMAGLGAMSNFGFDSVREEVDRKVLATGTGLANMGGFVATMLAAQGVGFLLDIAAPDGNYTWETFRIGWLAVVGVWAIGFVGLLVAKRAAARFVAQQSRFELEPTE is encoded by the coding sequence ATGTGGCGAGTGGTAAAGCAGCGTAACGGTAAAGATCAGATTTCATCAACAGATCAGCCCTCCACCGCGGTGGCAAAGGACCCGCGCGAGCACGTCACTGGCCGCGCGATTGCCGTCTGGCTGGCGGCGCTGATTACCTACATCGTTGCCATCGTCGGCCGCACCTCCATGGGTGTCGCTGGCGTCGAGGCGCTCGATCGCTTCCATATCAACGCCTCCCAACTCGCGCTGTTCACCGCCGTGCAGGTTGGTGTCTACGCCCTGGCGCAGATTCCGACGGGCATCATCATTGACCGCGTCGGCGCCAAGAAAACCATGGTCGTGGGCGCACTGATCATGGCGCTGGGCCAGGTCATCATCGCGTTTACGACATCGTATCCGCTGGCTGTCATCGCTCGTGTATTCATCGGCGCCGGCGATGCCACCGCATTCCTCGGTGCTATGCGCCTGCTTCCCGCATGGTTCCCGCTGCGCGTCACTCCGCTGTTCACACAGCTCACGGCTGGTCTTGGCCAGCTCGGTCAGTTCATCTCTGCTGTCCCATTCCTCGCGATTCTGCACGCCGCAGGGTGGGTACCCGCGTTCCTGTCGCTGAGCACCGCAGGTCTTCTCATCGCCATCGTAGGCATGATCGCGCTTGCCGACGTCCCGGAGAACTCCTCCACAGCGAGGATGTCACTTCGTGAACGCCGCGCCGCCAAAAAGTCCGCGAAGACGGCTGCTGATGGCGGAGCCTCTGCCACAGCCGATGAGAAGCTGACAATCGGACAGACGCTGAAGACTGTGACCACTCACCCGGTGTGCTGGCAGGGTTTCTTCACGCACTGGACTGGTTTGATGCATCAGTGCATCTTCACATTGCTGTGGGGCATGCCTCTGATGATGCTGGGTATGGGGCTTAAGCCCTCCGAGGCCAGTGTCGTGCTGGTCATTAACACGCTGTCAGTAATTATCGCCGGGCCGTTGATGGGCATGGTATCGGCACGCACCGGCCGCGACCGCATCAAGGTTGTTGTCGCAATCGCGTTTATCAACATGGCCGTCTGGATTGTGTTCCTGGCACCGAGCACCCCACCAGCGTACTGGGCAATTATCGTGGTCAACATCCTCATGGCCGGTCTTGGTGCGATGTCCAACTTCGGCTTCGACTCAGTGCGCGAAGAGGTCGATCGCAAGGTACTCGCCACCGGCACTGGGCTGGCGAATATGGGCGGTTTTGTGGCCACCATGCTCGCCGCACAAGGTGTCGGCTTCCTGCTGGATATTGCAGCTCCCGATGGAAACTACACCTGGGAAACCTTCCGCATTGGCTGGTTGGCTGTCGTCGGTGTGTGGGCGATTGGTTTCGTTGGCCTGCTGGTCGCAAAGCGTGCGGCGGCACGCTTTGTCGCCCAGCAGAGCCGTTTTGAGCTGGAACCTACGGAGTAG
- a CDS encoding dicarboxylate/amino acid:cation symporter, with protein MSTRMRFTQTLLFRVIVAIILGIVCSFFFPEWLARIFVTFNGLFGNFLGFFIPVLIFALITPAIASLGRGAGKWLGITTAIAYGSTVFSGLLAYAATQGLYPWLLGADQAGASVDIDEGALESFFNVEMPPPFDVMTALLLAFTVGVAMTTVKSDSLYRGATQLRDVIMKIISAFIIPLLPVYIFGMFLSMGMNGNLTTTLSMFFKVLVLAVIGTVLLLAIQFSIAGAIAGRSPWQSLKNMLPAYATALGTSSSAATIPVTYKAALKNGVSEKVAGFTVPLCATIHLAGSMMKIILFAFAVMFMADKPVSPGMAIGFILTLGITMIAAPGVPGGAIMAAVGVLQSMLGFDQEQVALMIAAYIAIDSFGTACNVTGDGAIAMIVNRFAKDDVVDRSEELSFDAEVANSASSAAEA; from the coding sequence ATGAGTACCCGAATGCGTTTTACGCAAACGCTCCTATTCCGCGTTATTGTCGCGATTATTCTGGGCATTGTCTGCAGCTTTTTCTTCCCGGAATGGCTGGCTCGAATTTTTGTCACTTTCAATGGCCTCTTTGGTAACTTTCTGGGCTTCTTTATCCCGGTGCTGATTTTTGCCCTCATCACGCCGGCGATTGCCAGCCTGGGCCGTGGTGCCGGAAAGTGGTTGGGTATTACCACTGCTATTGCCTACGGCTCGACGGTGTTTTCGGGCCTATTGGCCTACGCCGCTACCCAGGGGCTCTACCCTTGGCTGCTCGGCGCTGATCAGGCCGGTGCATCGGTGGATATTGATGAGGGCGCGCTGGAGAGCTTCTTCAATGTAGAGATGCCACCGCCGTTTGACGTCATGACCGCCCTGCTGCTGGCTTTCACGGTCGGTGTGGCGATGACCACCGTGAAGTCGGACTCGCTCTACCGCGGTGCGACACAGCTGCGCGATGTGATTATGAAGATCATCTCGGCGTTTATCATCCCGCTGCTGCCGGTTTACATCTTCGGCATGTTCCTGTCTATGGGCATGAACGGCAACCTGACCACGACGCTGTCGATGTTCTTCAAGGTGCTCGTTCTGGCAGTCATCGGCACCGTGCTTCTGTTGGCAATCCAGTTCTCCATCGCGGGTGCCATCGCTGGCCGCAGCCCGTGGCAATCCCTGAAGAACATGCTGCCGGCCTACGCCACCGCGCTCGGCACCTCGTCCTCGGCCGCTACCATTCCGGTGACTTACAAGGCCGCGCTGAAGAATGGTGTCTCGGAGAAGGTCGCTGGCTTTACCGTGCCGCTGTGCGCGACCATTCACCTGGCCGGTTCGATGATGAAGATCATCCTGTTCGCGTTTGCGGTGATGTTCATGGCGGACAAGCCGGTTTCGCCGGGTATGGCCATCGGCTTCATTCTCACTTTGGGTATCACCATGATTGCGGCTCCGGGCGTTCCGGGTGGCGCAATTATGGCCGCGGTCGGTGTGCTGCAGTCCATGCTCGGCTTCGATCAGGAGCAGGTCGCTTTGATGATTGCCGCCTACATCGCCATCGACTCCTTCGGTACCGCATGCAATGTCACTGGTGACGGCGCAATTGCCATGATCGTTAACCGCTTCGCCAAGGATGATGTCGTCGACCGTTCCGAAGAGCTCAGCTTCGACGCGGAAGTGGCCAATTCCGCATCTTCCGCAGCCGAGGCCTGA
- a CDS encoding HPr family phosphocarrier protein, giving the protein MITRTATIGSSVGLHARPASLFTQAAAEYDYDIVISLDDEEADAASILEVMTLGAKHGDEVTLSCEDDSAAAALDELAAMLERDLDAE; this is encoded by the coding sequence ATGATTACTCGTACCGCTACCATCGGTTCCTCCGTAGGCCTGCACGCTCGCCCGGCTTCCCTGTTCACTCAGGCTGCTGCTGAGTACGACTACGACATTGTCATTTCCCTCGATGACGAAGAGGCCGATGCCGCTTCGATCCTGGAGGTCATGACCCTCGGCGCTAAGCACGGTGATGAAGTCACGCTGAGCTGTGAGGACGACTCCGCAGCTGCAGCTCTGGACGAGCTCGCTGCCATGCTCGAGCGCGACCTGGATGCCGAGTAA
- a CDS encoding thiamine pyrophosphate-binding protein, with amino-acid sequence MSFTRVNSRPMPHAPASSPREGSQKTTTVSRALADTLAQHCDHCFGLIGNANSHFTSALTESGFGYSSVRHESAAVGAADAFHRAGGGLAIATATCGAGFTNALTTLAEARVARIPLIFVVGTHPERPRPFDLNQAALLDALDVCHRTVTPESALDDANFAVQHALSSRQPVVLLLPYDLQEAQITTSASETQSANQEHLHTSRPEWLESTVTSLAEELQAARRPLIIAGRGVLLSDTAELVRRIGDSVGALFMHSAMARHVLSSPWQIGTVGGFAHTWQVELARQADMVLFLGASFNAFQNRGGNMFAPDAKIIQVVDEPHPAAQPSVTPLLAKLEELLPVLAEQLEKPLESRAQTAKDSAMGETLGSSSSTWRAELKALPTTAQVESLTCADGRLDPRACLQYLNRILPNERAVCSDGGHFLGWVPKYLDVPGPQQQVIVGTAIQSIGLGMGSLVGLAAARPEDYCVLVAGDGGGTMGIADLPAAIEQLRCGRGGCVVFINDAAYGAELHQFGDVGLDTSSMEIADYNFAAVGCAYGAHGFSVGKPEDFAQLDAYFHDVSNSDEASVAVIDFKVSRLVVADFVKEVLAKAQR; translated from the coding sequence ATGAGTTTCACTCGAGTTAATAGCCGTCCTATGCCCCACGCGCCCGCGTCTTCCCCGCGGGAAGGTTCCCAAAAGACCACAACGGTCTCGCGGGCGCTGGCCGACACACTGGCCCAGCACTGCGACCACTGCTTCGGTCTCATCGGCAATGCGAACTCCCACTTCACGTCAGCCCTTACTGAATCGGGATTCGGCTACTCCTCCGTCCGACACGAATCGGCTGCTGTCGGGGCCGCCGATGCCTTCCACCGCGCAGGCGGAGGGCTTGCTATCGCGACCGCCACTTGTGGCGCAGGATTCACCAATGCGCTAACCACTCTGGCGGAGGCTCGCGTAGCCCGTATCCCGCTTATTTTTGTCGTCGGCACGCACCCGGAACGCCCCCGCCCCTTTGACCTCAATCAGGCGGCGCTCCTCGACGCCCTCGACGTCTGCCATCGCACTGTTACTCCCGAGTCCGCGCTTGACGACGCAAACTTTGCAGTCCAGCACGCACTGAGCTCTCGGCAGCCTGTCGTGCTGCTGCTCCCCTATGACCTCCAAGAAGCACAGATAACGACATCTGCGTCTGAAACACAGTCAGCTAACCAGGAGCATCTACACACCAGCAGACCAGAATGGTTAGAGTCAACTGTCACGTCGCTGGCAGAGGAACTGCAGGCTGCCCGTCGCCCTCTCATTATTGCTGGTAGAGGTGTGCTACTCTCCGATACCGCCGAGCTAGTCCGCCGCATCGGGGACAGTGTAGGGGCACTGTTTATGCACTCAGCGATGGCTCGTCATGTGCTTTCCAGCCCGTGGCAGATCGGCACCGTGGGCGGTTTTGCGCATACGTGGCAGGTAGAACTAGCTCGACAGGCCGATATGGTGCTGTTCCTGGGAGCAAGCTTCAACGCTTTCCAAAACCGTGGCGGCAACATGTTTGCACCGGACGCGAAAATTATCCAGGTTGTAGACGAGCCCCATCCCGCCGCTCAGCCATCGGTGACACCGCTATTGGCTAAGTTGGAGGAACTTCTGCCCGTCCTGGCAGAGCAGCTGGAGAAGCCCCTGGAATCTCGGGCGCAGACAGCCAAAGATAGCGCAATGGGTGAGACGCTGGGATCGTCGTCAAGCACATGGCGTGCGGAGTTGAAGGCACTGCCGACGACAGCGCAGGTCGAGTCGCTGACGTGCGCGGATGGCCGGTTGGATCCGCGGGCGTGCCTGCAGTATCTAAATCGTATCCTGCCCAATGAGCGCGCTGTGTGTAGTGACGGTGGCCATTTCCTGGGATGGGTTCCGAAGTATCTCGATGTACCTGGTCCGCAGCAGCAAGTGATTGTGGGCACGGCGATTCAGTCAATTGGTTTGGGCATGGGCTCGCTTGTCGGCCTCGCGGCGGCACGGCCCGAGGACTATTGCGTGCTAGTCGCCGGTGACGGTGGCGGCACGATGGGTATTGCGGATTTACCTGCGGCGATCGAGCAGCTGCGGTGTGGTCGTGGCGGTTGTGTGGTGTTCATTAACGATGCTGCCTACGGCGCGGAGCTGCACCAGTTTGGCGATGTCGGGTTGGACACCTCGTCCATGGAGATTGCCGACTACAACTTCGCCGCAGTCGGGTGCGCCTATGGCGCTCACGGTTTCAGTGTCGGCAAACCTGAAGACTTTGCCCAGCTCGACGCTTATTTCCATGACGTTTCCAACTCCGATGAGGCTTCCGTTGCCGTAATTGATTTCAAGGTCTCACGGCTGGTGGTTGCGGACTTCGTGAAGGAAGTTCTGGCTAAGGCACAAAGGTAG
- the ptsP gene encoding phosphoenolpyruvate--protein phosphotransferase, whose protein sequence is MNEQHTVIYGIGVSTGTASAEVVKVLPAPGVDTQEPSSTDPVADGERVRAAMANVAESLKKQAEHSSPQARPILEATAQLASDRALAKAVVKKLKAGSGVTQAVHDAVEDYAQLLSSLGGYMAERVTDLYDVRDRTICELRGLPKPGVPDVSTPTILLADDLAPAETVGLDPELVVGIATAGGGPTSHTAILAAQLGIPAVVKAKGVMELEAGTFVAIDGGAGEVIANPTADEVAELEERARRREAALAQSVGAGKTADGYPVNLLANIGTAEDGESAAAQDNEGTGLFRTEFLFLDRDKAPSLEEQTETYTRVLKAFGERRVVVRTLDAGADKPLSFADLGEEENPALGRRGLRLSQAREDLLDTQLDALAAAFDATGRKADLRVMAPMIATVEETKWFADRARERGLPKVGIMIEVPAAAIRAKQLLSIVDFASIGTNDLSQYTMAADRMQGALADLLSPWQPAVLQMIKSACKGGNATGKPISVCGEAGGDPLLALVLVGLGVSSLSMASKKVPAVRAALRLHDRATCQQMAAYAVDAETAADAKAAVTALVDPKVKDLL, encoded by the coding sequence ATGAACGAGCAGCACACTGTCATCTATGGCATCGGTGTCTCGACCGGTACGGCCAGCGCTGAAGTAGTAAAGGTACTCCCCGCTCCGGGAGTTGATACCCAAGAGCCGTCGTCGACCGACCCTGTCGCCGATGGTGAGCGCGTCCGCGCAGCGATGGCCAACGTCGCAGAGTCGCTGAAGAAGCAGGCTGAGCATTCCAGCCCGCAGGCGCGTCCGATTCTGGAGGCCACTGCGCAACTGGCTTCCGATAGGGCACTCGCCAAGGCTGTGGTAAAGAAACTCAAGGCGGGCTCCGGCGTCACCCAGGCAGTTCACGATGCCGTTGAAGACTACGCGCAGCTCCTCTCAAGCCTCGGCGGCTACATGGCTGAACGTGTCACCGACCTCTACGATGTTCGCGACCGCACAATTTGCGAGCTGCGTGGCCTGCCAAAGCCGGGCGTCCCGGATGTCTCCACCCCCACTATTCTGCTTGCCGACGATCTCGCGCCCGCCGAAACCGTGGGGCTTGATCCCGAGTTGGTCGTAGGCATCGCCACCGCTGGTGGCGGGCCGACCAGCCACACGGCTATCCTCGCAGCTCAGCTGGGCATTCCGGCCGTCGTTAAGGCGAAGGGCGTCATGGAACTTGAGGCCGGTACCTTTGTCGCCATTGACGGTGGTGCCGGTGAGGTGATTGCGAATCCGACCGCCGATGAGGTCGCCGAGTTGGAAGAGCGCGCTCGTCGCCGGGAAGCCGCCCTGGCGCAGTCTGTGGGCGCAGGCAAAACCGCTGATGGTTACCCTGTGAATCTGCTGGCCAACATTGGTACGGCGGAAGATGGTGAGTCTGCAGCAGCGCAGGATAATGAGGGCACCGGCCTGTTCCGTACTGAGTTCCTTTTCCTCGACCGCGACAAGGCTCCGAGTTTGGAAGAACAAACGGAAACCTACACTCGTGTGCTGAAGGCATTCGGTGAGCGACGCGTGGTTGTGCGCACACTGGATGCGGGTGCGGATAAGCCGCTGAGCTTTGCCGACCTAGGCGAGGAAGAAAACCCGGCGCTGGGTCGCCGCGGACTGCGCCTGTCGCAGGCTCGGGAAGATTTGCTGGATACGCAGCTGGATGCACTCGCCGCTGCGTTTGATGCCACCGGCCGTAAGGCTGACCTGCGGGTTATGGCTCCGATGATAGCAACGGTCGAAGAAACAAAGTGGTTTGCGGACAGGGCGCGTGAGCGTGGCCTGCCGAAGGTCGGCATCATGATTGAGGTCCCCGCAGCAGCAATTCGCGCGAAGCAGCTGCTGTCCATTGTGGACTTTGCCTCCATTGGTACTAACGACTTGTCGCAGTACACTATGGCGGCCGACCGCATGCAGGGGGCTCTGGCGGATCTGCTTTCCCCGTGGCAACCAGCGGTACTGCAAATGATTAAGTCCGCATGCAAGGGCGGCAATGCTACCGGCAAGCCCATTAGTGTCTGCGGTGAAGCCGGCGGTGACCCGCTGCTGGCACTGGTCCTGGTGGGTCTCGGCGTGAGCTCGCTGTCCATGGCTTCCAAGAAGGTACCGGCCGTCCGCGCCGCTCTCCGCCTCCACGACCGCGCTACCTGCCAGCAGATGGCAGCGTACGCTGTCGATGCCGAGACTGCGGCCGATGCGAAGGCCGCAGTGACCGCGCTGGTGGATCCGAAGGTGAAGGATCTGCTGTAG
- the brnQ gene encoding branched-chain amino acid transport system II carrier protein encodes MTKSSGVESPKSFASIIVVTALMLFSMFFGAGNLIFPPKLGVDSGTNFGPSITGFLLTGVALPVLAIIAIAISGSNLRDLAFRAGRIFSLGFPVIAYLSIGAFYALPRTGAVSYETGVQPIFGSDSLAAAASFYFVFFGIALALAWNPNEIVSKLGKILTPALLILLVVLVGMSAFKFDAAPAAPIEKYSSTPFASGLVEGYLTMDSIAGLAFGIIVISALRVSGVPEGKRMVRGTMISGLFAGILLAIIYLGLGYVGQVLPNAASFDNGSGILAEASKQAMGQGGQIVFGLIVLLACMTTAVGLIAATSEFFNLLLPGISYKAWAIVFTVMSFVMATQGLSQVLAIAAPIITFIYPPAITLIALTLLDPVISYSFKLYYTYRLGVWVATIWSGISVLSGLGVGGSALADFLSLVPGQTIEFGWFLPTLAAVVIGYAIDVVTRKQRANRPASVLADEAVTEEVAEKA; translated from the coding sequence ATGACCAAGTCGAGCGGAGTGGAGTCCCCGAAGTCTTTCGCTTCCATAATCGTTGTTACAGCGCTCATGCTGTTTTCGATGTTCTTCGGCGCGGGCAACCTCATCTTCCCGCCGAAGCTCGGAGTGGATTCCGGTACCAACTTTGGCCCCTCAATCACCGGCTTCCTGCTCACCGGTGTGGCGTTGCCAGTTCTGGCCATCATTGCGATCGCCATTTCAGGCAGCAATTTACGTGACCTAGCGTTCCGCGCGGGCCGCATCTTTTCCCTGGGCTTCCCGGTAATCGCATACCTTTCCATCGGTGCTTTCTACGCTCTGCCGCGTACCGGTGCCGTGTCGTACGAAACCGGTGTCCAGCCGATTTTCGGCAGTGATTCGCTGGCCGCCGCTGCGTCCTTCTACTTTGTTTTCTTCGGTATCGCGTTGGCATTGGCGTGGAATCCGAATGAAATTGTGTCCAAACTGGGCAAGATTCTCACCCCGGCTCTGCTGATTCTCTTGGTTGTATTGGTTGGAATGTCGGCATTCAAATTCGATGCCGCTCCGGCTGCGCCAATTGAAAAGTACTCCTCTACCCCATTTGCCTCCGGCCTAGTCGAGGGCTACCTCACCATGGACTCCATCGCCGGCCTTGCATTCGGCATCATTGTCATTTCTGCCCTCCGCGTCAGCGGTGTCCCAGAGGGCAAGCGTATGGTTCGCGGCACAATGATCTCAGGCCTGTTCGCCGGCATTTTGCTGGCCATCATCTACTTGGGATTGGGCTATGTCGGCCAGGTGCTGCCGAATGCTGCCTCCTTCGATAACGGCTCGGGCATCCTCGCAGAGGCTTCCAAACAGGCCATGGGTCAGGGCGGTCAGATTGTCTTCGGTCTCATCGTTCTGCTGGCATGCATGACCACGGCCGTCGGTCTGATTGCCGCAACCAGTGAGTTCTTCAATCTGCTGCTTCCGGGTATCAGTTACAAGGCCTGGGCGATTGTCTTCACGGTTATGTCCTTCGTAATGGCAACACAGGGGCTGTCTCAGGTACTGGCGATTGCCGCGCCGATTATCACCTTTATTTACCCGCCGGCAATCACGCTGATTGCACTGACACTTCTCGACCCAGTCATTTCCTACTCCTTCAAGCTGTATTACACCTACCGCCTGGGCGTCTGGGTTGCCACCATCTGGTCGGGTATCTCAGTACTCTCCGGTTTGGGTGTCGGTGGTTCTGCTTTGGCGGACTTCCTTAGTCTCGTGCCTGGTCAGACCATCGAGTTCGGATGGTTCCTGCCGACTCTGGCAGCGGTGGTGATTGGTTACGCAATTGACGTCGTCACGCGAAAGCAGCGCGCAAATCGCCCGGCGAGTGTGCTTGCCGACGAGGCCGTTACAGAAGAGGTAGCCGAAAAGGCGTAA
- the thrC gene encoding threonine synthase: protein MDFISTRDPERTPHKFSDILLGGLANDGGLYLPVEYPQVDDATLTRWRSVLVDDGYAALAAEVVSLFVDDIPLEDLRGICARAYTYPKFSDPDIVPVTKLEDQLYIGHLSMGPTAAFKDMAMQLLGEFFEYELARRGETLNILGATSGDTGSSAEYAMRGREGINVFMLTPAGRMTAFQQAQMFGLQDANIHNVALDGVFDDCQDIVKAVSGDLDYKASRHIGAVNSINWARLMAQIVYYVSSWIRVTGGNGAEADNSQKVSFSVPTGNFGDICAGHIARQMGVPIDRLIVATNENDVLDEFFHTGGYRVRSAAETQATSSPSMDISRASNFERFIFDLLGRDAERTADLFGVKVKEGGFSLTADPIFPEASAKYGFLSGRSTHADRVETIKDCWERLEVMVDPHTADGIHVARGLVDQVSTPIVCLETALPVKFSETILEATGREPDCPERFADIINAPRRVTELPNDVDVVKKFIDDNVA from the coding sequence TTGGACTTCATTTCGACTCGCGACCCAGAGCGCACGCCGCACAAGTTCTCAGACATTCTCCTGGGAGGTCTCGCTAACGACGGCGGCCTCTACCTGCCGGTCGAGTACCCACAGGTTGACGATGCCACTTTGACGCGTTGGCGCTCCGTGCTTGTCGACGACGGTTACGCAGCCTTGGCTGCAGAGGTCGTCAGCCTTTTTGTGGACGACATTCCGCTGGAGGATTTGCGCGGTATCTGTGCACGGGCGTACACCTACCCGAAGTTCTCCGATCCGGATATTGTGCCGGTGACGAAGCTGGAAGATCAGCTCTACATCGGTCACTTGTCCATGGGCCCCACAGCGGCATTCAAGGATATGGCGATGCAGCTGCTCGGTGAGTTCTTCGAGTATGAGCTGGCTCGTCGTGGCGAGACCCTGAATATCCTCGGCGCCACCTCTGGTGACACGGGTTCCTCGGCCGAGTACGCAATGCGTGGCCGTGAGGGAATCAACGTGTTCATGCTAACGCCGGCTGGTCGAATGACCGCTTTCCAGCAGGCTCAGATGTTTGGTCTGCAGGATGCCAACATTCACAACGTCGCCCTCGACGGTGTCTTCGATGATTGCCAGGACATCGTTAAGGCTGTCTCCGGCGACTTGGATTACAAGGCCAGCCGCCACATTGGCGCAGTCAACTCCATCAACTGGGCTCGCCTGATGGCTCAGATTGTGTACTACGTCTCCTCGTGGATTCGTGTCACTGGCGGCAACGGTGCTGAGGCCGATAACTCGCAGAAGGTCAGCTTCAGTGTGCCGACCGGCAACTTCGGTGATATCTGCGCTGGTCATATTGCACGTCAGATGGGTGTGCCAATTGACCGCCTGATTGTGGCTACCAATGAAAACGATGTCTTGGATGAGTTCTTCCACACGGGCGGCTACCGCGTGCGCAGCGCTGCGGAGACACAGGCGACCTCTTCCCCATCGATGGATATCTCCCGCGCGTCTAACTTCGAGCGTTTCATCTTCGATCTGCTGGGGCGCGATGCTGAGCGGACTGCAGACCTCTTTGGTGTCAAGGTCAAGGAGGGCGGCTTCTCTCTTACTGCTGATCCAATCTTCCCGGAGGCTTCTGCCAAGTACGGGTTCCTCTCCGGTCGTTCCACCCACGCTGACCGCGTCGAGACCATCAAGGACTGCTGGGAGCGCCTGGAGGTCATGGTCGATCCGCACACCGCTGACGGCATCCACGTCGCCCGCGGCCTGGTAGACCAGGTATCCACCCCAATTGTCTGCCTGGAGACCGCCCTGCCGGTGAAATTCTCCGAGACCATCCTGGAAGCCACCGGCCGCGAGCCGGACTGTCCGGAGCGTTTCGCGGACATCATAAATGCCCCACGCCGCGTTACCGAGCTTCCGAACGATGTCGATGTGGTGAAGAAATTCATCGACGACAACGTGGCTTAA